taccaccccttactctctggactctccgcttcaattttttaaaaaaagtttctaggtggtctaattcccgagatatacaccaaaacgtaaaaccccccctgcacaacttttttttaaacagatcatgctctagctacaactcccatcagcccaatccagtggccatgctggccggggctgatgggagttgtagtttaaagtaacttttcaaagctctggctgcaaccccgccctttcatgattgtgagtaaagtgcagacttgtgtttgtgttgtaaatctctctccctccaaccctatttttaaagaaattaggcagggtttatcacagtttttattatgtaggaaactaatactcattttttaaaaaaaatgaatgaagtttatttatttatttttattattttatttatatcccacccttcctcccagtaggagcccagggcagcaaacaaaagcactaaaaacactttaaaaatcataaaaacagactttaaaatatattaaaacaaaacatctttaaaaacatttttaaaagctttaaaaacattttttttaagaaaaaatttaaaaacatattaaaaagcaatttcaacacagactcagactgggataagctctcaacttaaaggacttgttaaaagaacaagttccttatcacttgaggctgcagttttccctggttgagtaagccccattgaatacattgggacttgcttctgagtaaacaaacataggattgcactataaatatctttacaggttatataaataaacatatttgatagtcatgcttatataaatattttcatagaatcatagaatagtagagttggaaggggcctataaggccatcaagtccaaccccctgctcaatgcaggaatccaaatcaaagcattcccgacagatggctgtccagctgcctcttgaatgcctccagtgtcagagatcccactacctctctagtaattagttccattgtcgtatggctctaacagttaggaagcttttcctgatgtccagtcaaaatctggcttcttgcaacttgagcccattattctgtgtcctgcactctgggatcattgagaagagatcccggccctcctctgtgtggcaacctttcaaatacttgaagagtgctatcatatctcccctcagtcttctcatctccaggttaaatatgcccagttccttcagtctctcctcatagggcgttgtttccagtcccctgatcatccttgttgccctcctctgaacctgttccagtttgtctgcatccttcttgaagtgcagagaccagaactggacacagcactcaagatgaggcctaaccagtgctaaatagaggggaactaatacttcacatgatttggaaactatacttctgttaatgcagcctgatatagcatttgccttttttgcagccacatcacactgttggctcatattcagcttgtgatcaacaacaattccaagatccttcttgcatgttgtactgctgagccaagtatcccccatcttataactgtgcatttggtttctttttcctaagtgtagaacttttacttccacccagttttgtcatgctgtgtccctataagtatccaattgcatactatggttgtacaatacttcctttacattttaagtatgccttggggtagtcatggttctccactgttttcatcctgaggggcagataggctgagagatggtgagtagtccatggtcactcactacagtttatagctcatttccattttgaaaaattaattaaaacaatttacatgcaggcaaaatttattaagcagattcacacaatatgtgtaaagcacatccaactcgcatttaaagtgcatgacttcccctaaagaattctgggaagtgtcatttccccctcacagttatagttctcaccactcttaacaaactgcagttcccatgattctgtggtgggattcatgtgcttcaaatgggtgttgaatgtgctttaaaggaatggtgtggatctgccctaggtatgatgttcattcaagagtgaattgaaaagaacaattttaaaagatacttcttactcttactcatttttcagacctctttctgaagtaaagggtcaaatctgtaaaaacatttggagcagccacattaaaagataagggcagggtattccaggcagggggttgccaaccctgcttggatatggatgtctttgcagaagaaccctagtcaaggtttaccaacagcacagtccaaactatatctacttagaagtcagtcctgttgagttctatggggcttaatcccttagtaagtgtgtttagaattgcagccttcaggagcctccatctttactccccaaagctcccatctaacatctccacaacactaggctcctttgtctctgttgtggccttctggtgactgccctagcctgaaggaattggttaagaagcagaaagcagagagtaggaataaatggacagttcccccaatggagggctgtagaaagtggagtccctcaaggatcggtattgggacctgtacttttcaacttgttcattaatgacctagaattaggagtgagcagtgaagtggccaagtttgctgatgacactaaattgttcagggttgttaaaacaaaaagggattgcgaagagctccaaaaagacctctccaaactgagtgaatgggcggaaaaatggcaaatgcaattcaatataaacaagtgtaaaattatgcatattggagcaaaaaatcttaatttcacatatacgctcatggggtctgaactggcggtgactgaccaggagagagacctcggggttgtagtggacagcatgatgaaaatgtcgacccagtgggcggcggctgtgaaaaaggcaaattctatgctagcaataattaggaaaggtattgaaaataaaacagccaatatcataatgccattgtataaatctatggtgcggccgcatttggaatactgtgtacagttctggtcgcctcatctcaaaaaggatattatagagttggaaaaggttcagaagagggcaaccagaatgatcaaggggatggagcgactcccttacgaggaaaggttgcagcatttgggtctttttagtttagagaaaaggcgggtcagaggagacatgatagaagtgtataaaattatgcatggcattgagaaagtggatagagaaaagttcttctccctctctcataatactagaactcgtggacattcaaagaagctgaatgttggaagattcaggacagacaaaaggaagtacttctttactcagcgcatagttaaactatggaatttgctcccacaggatgcagtaatggccaccagcttggatggctttaaaagaagattagacaaattcatggaggacagggctatcaatggctactagccatgatggctgtgctgtgccaccctagtcagaggcagcatgcttctgaaaaccagttgccggaagcctcaggaggggagagtgttcttgcactcgggtcctgcttgcgggcttcccccaggcacctggttggccactgtgagaacaggatgctggactagatgggccactggcctgatccagcaggctcttcttatgttcttatgttcttaaggcacttaacccttcttgctgaaagcaagtaggctagattaaatgttccctacccaggctcatatatataaaatataaacggcattttgtcaaaagtatttttgtctacattttatacctcatccttggttttcgaagcttggcatggaatgcttctcatacagaattaatttgaaatgctgcatatttattatcataatcatcatattcaaaataaaaaatatatgtaccgccttcaagttgattccaacttatggtgaccctatgaatagggttttcatgaggctgagaggcagtgactggcccaaggtcactcagtgagcttcatggctatgtggggatttgaaccctagtctcattttgttctcacaacaaccctgtgagatagtaggttagactggcccaggcagggttattcagtgagcaaataggatctcttttaattgtgctatcgacctgcttacttccactctgactgggggatcttgcagcatggggaagagatgggggtacatcacagctgaagttcacccatataggagcattatctcttgtttattacagagactcctgttgcaggttttgctgctgagagcagcagtcagttagtgcggccacttgagtcacagcttgttgatcctgaggaggcaaaactagaaagtgaggttcagaaacgaggccctgtgcacgaggaggaggagggcatgaagcagtgccagttgcccacagccacatctgcagaacagcaagtaccatggtttggctttgagaaagcttgtacatttgtgagccagagtgggaaaaatgttgttgtacgatgcaattactgccttccaaggatcaaaaatctgagatcagctgtttcccccccatccaatgtgaagaaacattttgaggtaagcctttgtcatgctggtcctcaaagagtgtccattgtctatttatgtttaaattgtgaagttcctcttccattttttcttggattcatgctttgttcttcttcctcagagggcacaccctgagaagctgagagcaattgaagaagcaataaaggcaaggagatgtggccttcctgaaccaatgcatgacacccctcctcccaaaatgctgaagcagcagcagacaacccttgagaggtggggatctggcagggatctgcctcttctggcagcctgcgtacaccctcgcttcaaactagatcggctggaatcgtgtcaggccaccacccataccaacaagtaagaacattagggaagccctttgggtggattactccaagggaaatgttgtctcaagggaggcatcagagggcttaaggtggtaggcaggggctgggccttttcttcctggggctcctcatcacaaccttgggttgctgcagataatccttaagggtctgctgtgctgccccatgagtgtggtgacttggtcaccttcctaccttccatgtcatcatccacaggctcaggctggaccctgaaccaggggacatgacaagcatcaggaaatgaagagcagatgatggtttcctaacatatatgtgttaacatatcctctctctttcttagatacacaatggaagccttgttgaaagctgaaataaagatgggtgtacttaatgaggacagtgatcagtcttcagataaagaccaggaaggagatgacttagcagatgacttctttaactttctgccccagggcaagaagtcagcagtggacactgctgaggaggaactggtgaggtacctgaggtctcccagcagggaagtgtcatcactccatggctttccacgtgtgctgcggtgttttttgcagcacaacacaggcatgccttcaagcgccgcagtagaacgcctgttcagtactggtggcaacgtaatgactgtaaaaagacattccttgtctgacatgctctttgagcatcttgttcttttgagacatgacagaaacatattataaaagcatttcaagtgtaaaatttgatttcaagagttggggtatcttcattgcttggggggatgtgagattctgttatgccattatgttaatcttatggataaatttttttattctactaccccctgtgtgtgtgtgtttatttttaatattgttttaggcttcttagatgtgcagcagccaaggccagcaccttgtaggagttttttttaaaaaagtaactgaaatgtaattgtagtgattacttttgagaaaaagtaaagtaatcagttactttcagagcaattgtaattgtaacggtaattactactttttgggccaagtaattgtaactgtaatttattactttt
This DNA window, taken from Rhineura floridana isolate rRhiFlo1 chromosome 2, rRhiFlo1.hap2, whole genome shotgun sequence, encodes the following:
- the LOC133378340 gene encoding uncharacterized protein LOC133378340 yields the protein MDAGGKSQGKEGRMAKSCGETPVAGFAAESSSQLVRPLESQLVDPEEAKLESEVQKRGPVHEEEEGMKQCQLPTATSAEQQVPWFGFEKACTFVSQSGKNVVVRCNYCLPRIKNLRSAVSPPSNVKKHFERAHPEKLRAIEEAIKARRCGLPEPMHDTPPPKMLKQQQTTLERWGSGRDLPLLAACVHPRFKLDRLESCQATTHTNKYTMEALLKAEIKMGVLNEDSDQSSDKDQEGDDLADDFFNFLPQGKKSAVDTAEEELVRYLRSPSREVSSLHGFPRVLRCFLQHNTGMPSSAAVERLFSTGGNVMTVKRHSLSDMLFEHLVLLRHDRNIL